In Helianthus annuus cultivar XRQ/B chromosome 3, HanXRQr2.0-SUNRISE, whole genome shotgun sequence, a single window of DNA contains:
- the LOC110932166 gene encoding replication protein A 70 kDa DNA-binding subunit E-like, which yields MEVAKVSMLNDLNTFSNNYSIRVKIVSISKKMMNNNKNEIYRLDMIFMDEMGTMIQASCLHKMLGKFKEFLHLDECLLITKPSLATNKSSAKYTKRNDKISLYFYTSVEKCFDWSGPKYRFNFVNLKDVVKNKFEVNTVIDWIGYVDVCFNLEDTSKKDGSKGKRLNLRLEDIEGQKCPVTLWDGFAIDMFAYMNDKKREKYVVILCHFGMVNHYKGKRGVANGFELSRLFIDTDIEEISSFRKRYVEKISTSSNDHVGSIVISSVQDEFLNNPDFMLIGFLGTISTTKKVLVVETITAICTDKLWYYNGCNHCKSGVEERFVTKENPDGSSDVYHEKSLVCTNDKCEGVDIYSIPRFKIPIRVQDSPDTVSLTLFDFEPYKILQKTAKELVSIQDQVVNSREIPNSYPEMFDTLIGKRYAFIISVKDYNIEHQFENYGISMATNDDEILSALCAKFNLNQHEQSESLDVPDSCSLSTLIDLMKDEMSYCGDNVTPASQALVGTENPSSDETKRNIREVLDVDDALGCSSTKGRISDELSQDEDASVSTLLIPKIEK from the exons ATGGAGGTTGCAAAGGTTAGCATGCTTAACGATCTTAATACATTCTCAAACAACTATTCGATTAGAGTGAAGATTGTTAGCATttcgaagaagatgatgaataataacaaaaatgaaatataTCGTCTTGATATGATCTTCATGGATGAGATG GGAACTATGATTCAAGCCAGCTGTTTGCATAAGATGTTAGGAAAATTCAAGGAATTTCTTCACTTAGATGAATGTCTTCTTATCACCAAACCTTCTCTTGCTACTAATAAGTCCTCTGCTAAGTATACCAAGAGAAATGACAAAATATCACTGTATTTCTATACTTCTGTTGAGAAATGCTTTGACTGGTCTGGACCGAAATACCGTTTTAATTTCGTTAACCTCAAGGATGTTGTTAAAAATAAATTTGAAGTTAATACAGTTATTG ATTGGATTGGTTATGTGGATGTATGTTTCAATCTAGAGGATACGTCAAAGAAGGATGGGAGCAAGGGCAAGAGACTTAATCTTAGACTTGAAGACATTGA AGGCCAAAAGTGTCCGGTTACTTTGTGGGATGGTTTTGCTATTGACATGTTTGCTTACATGAATGATAAGAAACGAGAGAAATAtgttgttatcctttgtcatTTTGGTATGGTCAACCATTACAAAG GCAAGCGTGGTGTTGCAAACGGCTTTGAGCTAAGCAGACTTTTTATTGACACAGACATTGAAGAGATATCCTCTTTTAGGAAGAG GTATGTAGAGAAAATTTCCACTTCATCAAATGATCATGTTGGTTCAATCGTTATCTCAAGTGTTCAAGACGAGTTTCTTAATAACCCTGATTTCATGCTTATTGGTTTCCTTGGAACCATATCAACG ACAAAGAAGGTTTTGGTTGTTGAAACAATTACAGCTATATGCACTGATAAACTTTGGTATTACAATGGTTGTAACCACTGTAAGTCAGGTGTGGAGGAAAGATTTGTAACAAAAGAAAATCCGGATGGTTCATCTGATGTTTATCATGAAAAATCGTTGGTGTGTACAAATGATAAATGTGAAGGAGTCGACATCTATTCTATTCCCCG gTTCAAGATACCTATTAGGGTGCAAGACTCTCCCGATACTGTGTCTTTGACACTGTTTGATTTTGAACCTTACAAGATTCTTCAGAAAACTGCCAAAGAGTTAGTTTCAATTCAAGATCAG GTTGTTAATTCTAGAGAGATACCGAACTCATATCCTGAGATGTTTGACACATTGATTGGAAAGAGGTATGCTTTCATCATAAGTGTTAAAGACTATAACATTGAGCATCAGTTTGAAAACTATGGTATTTCAATGGCCACTAACGATGATGAGATCCTTTCCGCGCTCTGCGCCAAATTCAATCTTAACCAG CATGAGCAGTCCGAATCGTTGGATGTTCCAGATTCCTGCAGTTTGTCCACTCTTATTGACCTTATGAAG GATGAGATGTCATACTGCGGTGACAATGTTACACCTGCATCCCAAGCACTTGTAGGCACTGAGAATCCGTCTTCTGATGAAACAAAACGTAATATTCGTGAAGTGTTAGATGTGGATGATGCATTAGGTTGCTCCTCAACAAAGGGCCGCATTAGTGATGAACTCTCTCAGGATGAAGATGCTAGTGTTTCAACGCTTTTGATTCCAAAGATTGAGAAATAG